From one Amycolatopsis sp. FDAARGOS 1241 genomic stretch:
- a CDS encoding substrate-binding domain-containing protein, whose amino-acid sequence MEQVSTFLTQKIDLLIISPNDATPLTGVVKKAYGQGIPVLVLDRKVDGDGDTSFIGADNVDIGRQAGQFFKAHLLPQGGKIVQLKGLAGSTPAKERADGFAEGIAGSGITIVGSADADWLRDEAQQQADALLKAHRTRRRSSPRTPRWQKARGSPRRTRARRRCRSSASRGGPCRRAASKPWRRSGCPPR is encoded by the coding sequence GTGGAGCAGGTCAGCACGTTTCTCACGCAGAAGATCGACCTGCTGATCATCAGCCCCAACGACGCTACGCCGCTCACCGGTGTCGTGAAGAAGGCCTACGGCCAGGGCATCCCCGTGCTGGTGCTCGACCGCAAGGTCGACGGCGACGGGGACACGTCGTTCATCGGTGCCGACAACGTGGACATCGGCCGCCAGGCGGGGCAGTTCTTCAAGGCGCACCTGCTGCCCCAGGGCGGCAAGATCGTGCAGCTGAAGGGCCTGGCCGGCTCGACACCGGCGAAGGAGCGCGCCGACGGGTTCGCCGAGGGCATCGCCGGGTCGGGCATCACGATCGTCGGTTCGGCCGACGCCGACTGGCTGCGCGACGAGGCCCAGCAGCAGGCCGACGCGCTGCTCAAGGCGCACCGGACGCGCAGGCGATCTTCTCCGAGAACGCCCCGATGGCAGAAGGCGCGCGGCTCGCCGCGCAGAACGCGGGCAAGGCGACGCTGCCGATCGTCGGCATCGAGGGGCGGCCCGTGCCGGAGGGCGGCATCAAAGCCGTGGAGGCGGAGCGGCTGTCCGCCACGTTGA
- a CDS encoding ABC transporter permease: protein MSGRTVRAALFRFQSVFGLVVVFAAAIVFSPSTNGELMFLNSENLFNVVRAISEIGIIAVGITLVILIGGIDLSVGSVVGLASVGIAELLTTNDWALVPAVVAILGLGLGFGLVQGIASARFRIQSFIVTLAGMQIARGLARMRSGGEGVSITYGDGPGQAPVPFSLLGGRTFNGTVPIPTLVLVVVAALAMVLLRVSAFSRHIYAIGGNEKAARLSGVPVVRVKVLVFGICGLLAALAGIVHAGQLNFGDPNDGNGYELNAIAAVVIGGTSLSGGRGSVLGTVAGALLVGVLDNILQLDNIDSNVQLIVVGVVIVFAAVRSACARAGRRPRPERRQGKGSSCPPPLAAGWCSRPRASPSSRRPAAPRTRTRPADRPAPHPPHRRRARTGREVHDRHEPGEPRRALPRADGRRHPQGGRGGAAVHRPLRRPGTRSRWSRSARFSRRRSTC, encoded by the coding sequence GTGAGCGGGCGCACGGTGCGTGCCGCGCTGTTCCGGTTCCAGAGCGTATTCGGACTGGTCGTGGTGTTCGCCGCGGCGATCGTGTTCTCGCCCTCGACCAACGGCGAGCTCATGTTCCTCAACAGCGAGAACCTGTTCAACGTCGTGCGCGCGATCTCCGAGATCGGCATCATCGCCGTCGGCATTACGCTGGTGATCCTCATCGGCGGCATCGACCTGTCCGTCGGGTCCGTCGTCGGTCTCGCGAGCGTCGGCATCGCCGAACTGCTCACCACGAACGACTGGGCGCTCGTGCCCGCCGTCGTCGCGATTCTCGGCCTCGGCCTCGGTTTCGGCCTGGTGCAAGGGATCGCGAGCGCACGGTTCCGGATCCAGTCGTTCATCGTCACGCTCGCCGGCATGCAGATCGCGCGCGGCCTCGCGCGCATGCGGTCCGGCGGCGAGGGCGTGTCCATCACCTACGGCGATGGTCCCGGCCAGGCACCCGTGCCGTTCTCGCTGCTGGGGGGGCGGACGTTCAACGGCACCGTGCCGATCCCCACGCTGGTCCTCGTCGTGGTCGCCGCGCTCGCCATGGTGCTGTTGCGCGTGAGCGCGTTCTCCCGGCACATCTATGCGATCGGCGGCAACGAAAAGGCCGCGCGCCTGTCCGGTGTGCCGGTGGTTCGGGTGAAAGTACTGGTGTTCGGCATCTGCGGGCTGCTCGCCGCACTCGCGGGCATCGTCCACGCGGGACAGCTCAACTTCGGCGACCCCAACGACGGCAACGGCTACGAGCTCAACGCGATCGCCGCCGTGGTCATCGGCGGCACGAGCCTCTCGGGCGGCCGCGGTTCCGTGCTCGGCACGGTCGCGGGCGCTCTGCTCGTCGGCGTGCTCGACAACATCCTCCAGCTCGACAACATCGACTCGAACGTGCAACTGATCGTGGTCGGCGTGGTGATCGTGTTCGCCGCGGTTCGCAGCGCCTGCGCCCGGGCCGGACGCCGACCGCGACCTGAGCGTCGGCAGGGAAAGGGGAGCTCATGTCCACCACCACTCGCCGCGGGCTGGTGCTCGCGGCCGCGGGCGTCGCCCTCGTCGCGACGGCCTGCGGCACCACGCACGAGAACGCGCCCGGCGGATCGGCCGGCGCCGCACCCGCCACACAGACGGCGTGCAAGGACCGGGCGGGAAGTACACGATCGGCATGAGCCAGGCGAACCTCGGCGAGCCCTACCGCGTGCGGATGGACGACGACATCCGCAAGGCGGCCGCGGCGGTGCCGCAGTTCACCGTCCACTTCGCCGACCCGGCACTCGAAGCAGGTGGAGCAGGTCAGCACGTTTCTCACGCAGAAGATCGACCTGCTGA